A region of the Bryobacteraceae bacterium genome:
AAATCGCGCTCTAGGGAGCCGCGACTGAAGCGGCCGCAGGCCGCGAAACGAGCCGATACGGCCCATTCCGCGCTGCAAGAAAGAGCCACTCCTTCCGCCTTCCCTGACGGGCTCGCTCCAGGCTCAGCTCGGGAGCGCGAGCGCGTCCAATCCGGCGGCTGGCCGCGAACCCGCAGGCTGGCGGGCGGATGGTTGTAGCCTGGATAAAAGTCCTGGAGGTTTTGCCGATAGACTCACGTAGTGGGGATGCGCGATGCCAGGCGCGGCAGAGAAACAAGTGCGATGGAAAAAGCCAGCCGGGGCGTGGCGATTCGTCTGGCCCTCACGCACCGGCTGGATTGTGGCCGCTTCTAGCCTCGCAGGCGTCGCCTTGAGCTGGCTTCTGTTCGTGCTGGCGCTCGAGAGGGAACAGAATCAGATGCTCAGCGAACACGAGCGGCAGGCGCTGAGCCAGGTAGCCTCCATTGAACAGCAGGTGGCGGCGAGCCTGCATTTTGCCCTGGCCTTGCAGGCGCTGGTCGAGCAGGATCCCGAGGCGAACCGCCGCGTCCTGCGGCGCTTTTACGAAACACTTGTCGAGGTGCAGGATCCGCATCGTCGGCCGGCCGTGCGCCTGGTGGAATGGCTGCGGCAAGTCCCGGCGCCGGAGCTGGATGCGTTCGAGCGCCGACAGCGGGTTCTGCGCGGCGACCCCGGTTACTTCGTCTGGCAACCCAATACCGACGGTAGCAGGAAGCGGGCGTCAGGGCGGCCATTCTACCATGTCGTCGAGTGGATCGAGCCGGCTGAGGAGCACAATTCGGTGCTGGGACTGGACTCTGGGCATTCGCCGGCCACTCAGGCCGCCATCTGGCGAGCGCGGATGACGGGAAGGCTGGCAGCGACGGCCGGTTTCCGCCTGGCGCAGGACCCACAAGGCCGGACGAGTGTGATCATCTACGCCCCCGTATTCGCGGCAAGGGCCGAAGGGCGGGGAGAATTGCTCGGCCTGGCGGCCATTGGCGTCAGCGTGCAGCCGCTGCTGGATGCGGCGATGTTGCCGGCGGCGCGGCCCGGCTTCGGCGTGCGTATCTATGACGAGGGCCTTCGGGGAGATGAGCGGGTGCTGCTGGCTGAGCGCAGCCTGACAGCCCGGGAAGAAGGCGCGTGGAAGACCGTGCATACGCCGCCGTTCGAGCGTGCCATCCAGGTGGCGGACCGCCGCTGGCACATTGTCTGTTCGGGAACGTATCCGCTTCCCCTCGGCCGCACCTGGCCGGCCTGGCTGCTGCTCACTGCCAGCCTGCTGATCACTGCCGGCGTGCAGTTCTCGATTGTCAGCCTGCACCGGCAGAACGTCCGGATCCGGAAAGAGGTCCAGCTTCGCACCCGGCAGTTGCGGCGCGCGCTGCGGCTGGCCCGGGAAGGCATGGAGGCCAAGAGCCGCTTCCTCGCCAAGATCAGCCATGAGATCCGCACGCCGCTGAACGGCATCATCGGAACCGCGCACCTGCTGCTCGAGGACGGGCTGAACCCGGGGCAGCGCGAGTCGGCCGAGCTTATCCTCACCGCGGGCCGCCATCTGCTGGCCGTCGTCAACGACACGCTGGATCTGTCCAAGATGGAAGCCGGCAAGCTCGTGCTCGCGCGCGAGCCCTTTGAGCTGAGGCAGCTTCTGCGGGACTGCGAACGCATCTTCCGGCCGGTGGCCGAAAAGAAGGGGCTGGAGCTCGCCGTGCAGGCCGCCGAGGGGCTGCCCAAGTGGGTGGAAGGCGACGTGACGCGGCTGCGGCAGGTGGTGTGGAATTTGCTCAGCAATGCGGTGAAGTTCACCGAACGGGGCCGCGTCGAGCTGACGGCTGCGCCCGCCGCGACGGCGCCACGCGTTCGCTTCACGGTGCGCGACACCGGCCCAGGCATCTCGAAAGAAGATCTGACGCGGCTCTTCGAGCCCTATTTCCAGTCGAGCACCCCGGGCAAGGCGACCGAGGGCACCGGGCTCGGGCTGGCCATCAGCCGCCGGCTGGTGGAACTGATGGGAGGCGAGATGGGCTGTGAAAGCGAGCCGGGCGCGGGCAGCCTGTTCTGGTTTGAGGCGCCGCTACCGGCCTCCGCTCCCGCGGAATCGCGGCCCGCCAGCGGCGGACCCGGGAGGCTGCCGCTGCGCGCCTCGGTGCTGCTGGCCGAGGACAACCCGGTCAACCAGACAGTCTCCCGAAAGCTGCTGGAGCGCCTCGGCTGCCAGGTGACGGTGGCGGCCAACGGTGCGGAAGCGGTCGAAGCGGCGCAATCCCAGGCCTTCGACCTCATCCTGATGGACTGCCAGATGCCGGTGATGGACGGCTACGAGGCCGCGCGGCGGATCCGCCAGTTGGGCGGCCCGCTGGAGCGCACGCCCATGGTAGCCCTTACCGCGCACGCGCTGGAAGACGAGCGCCGGCGCTGCCTCGAATGCGGCATGAACGACGTGCTGACCAAGCCGGTGAGCCTCGAAATGCTCCAACAGGCTCTCGGACGCGCTCTTTCGCCCGAACAGCCACACCCACCAGCCGGAGGCGGATCGTCCGGCGGCGCCGTTTTGCTACACTCGACGCGAAGCGATGCCGCTGAGCCAGAGCGAAGTCCTTGACCTGTTCCGCGCCACCGGCGCATTCCTCGAAGGCCATTTCCGGCTCTCCAGCGGCCTGCATTCATCGAAATATCTCCAGTGCGCGCTCGTCCTTCAGCACCCGCGCCATGCGGAAACGCTTGGCCGCGCGCTCGCCGAGCGAGTCCCTGCCGAAGTGGACGTAGTGGCCAGCCCCGCGCTCGGCGGGCTGATTATCGGCCATGAAGTGGCCCGCGCGTTAGGCGTCCGCCATGTGTTCACCGAGCGGGACGCCGAGCGGCGCATGACCCTGCGGCGCGGTTTCCGCATCGCGCCCGGCGAGCGCGTCCTGATCGTCGAGGACGTCATCACGACCGGCGGCAGTTCGCTGGAGGTGGCTGAGGTGGTGCGCGGACTGGGCGGGCAGGTGGCCGCTGCGGC
Encoded here:
- a CDS encoding orotate phosphoribosyltransferase; this translates as MPLSQSEVLDLFRATGAFLEGHFRLSSGLHSSKYLQCALVLQHPRHAETLGRALAERVPAEVDVVASPALGGLIIGHEVARALGVRHVFTERDAERRMTLRRGFRIAPGERVLIVEDVITTGGSSLEVAEVVRGLGGQVAAAASIIDRSGGAADLGVPRVALAVLEVENWPPDECPLCAQGIPVEKPGSRPA